A single window of Sphaerodactylus townsendi isolate TG3544 linkage group LG05, MPM_Stown_v2.3, whole genome shotgun sequence DNA harbors:
- the SOX18 gene encoding transcription factor SOX-18, with amino-acid sequence MHRPEPRYCPEELPPPRGDFSWGAAPAAPPAAEPGLAYPPPAAGSSPSPAGAAAAGGGGGGGGGGEAPSRSPSPDPDPAGYGYCSGSGPGRCEAKGAGGGGGDDSRIRRPMNAFMVWAKDERKRLAQQNPDLHNAVLSKMLGQSWKALGASDKRPFVEEAERLRIQHLQDHPNYKYRPRRKKQAKKIKRMEPNILLHNLSQSCGDSFRLNPRGAAGNIGHLGQPPPLNHFRELRSVGSDIENYGLPTPEMSPLDVLEQSEPAFFPPHMQDDCSVMSFRGYHHPPPPPPQMEFPSEKNLGRNMPMGYSPTPPPHLADAMRTPHPPGLYYNQMCAGAAGGLSAHLGQLSPPPESHHLDGVEHLNPTELWTEVDRNEFDQYLNMSRTRPEASGLPYHVSLSKVTPRSLSCEESSLISALSDASSAVYYSACITG; translated from the exons ATGCATAGACCTGAGCCCCGCTACTGCCCAGAGGAGTTACCCCCACCCCGAGGCGACTTTTCATGGGGAGCCGCGCCGGCAGCCCCCCCAGCCGCTGAGCCCGGGCTCGCCTACCCGCCGCCCGCCGCCGGTTCGAGCCCCAGCCCcgccggagcagcagcagcaggaggaggaggaggaggaggaggaggaggagaggcgcCCAGCCGCTCGCCCAGCCCGGATCCGGACCCGGCCGGCTATGGCTACTGCTCCGGCTCCGGCCCCGGCCGCTGCGAGGCCAAAGGCGCCGGCGGGGGCGGCGGCGACGACTCCCGCATCCGACGCCCCATGAACGCCTTCATGGTCTGGGCCAAGGACGAGAGGAAGCGGCTGGCCCAGCAGAACCCGGACCTGCACAACGCCGTGCTGAGCAAGATGCTGG GCCAGTCGTGGAAAGCCCTCGGCGCCAGCGACAAGCGCCCCTTCGTGGAGGAGGCGGAGAGGCTGCGGATCCAGCACCTTCAAGACCACCCCAACTACAAGTACCGCccgaggaggaagaagcaggcgAAGAAGATCAAGAGGATGGAGCCAAACATCCTTCTGCATAACCTTTCCCAGTCTTGCGGCGACAGCTTCCGGCTGAACCCCCGCGGCGCCGCGGGAAACATTGGCCACCTGGGCCAGCCTCCCCCTCTCAACCACTTCCGGGAACTCCGGTCGGTCGGTTCGGATATCGAAAACTATGGCCTGCCGACCCCGGAGATGTCCCCCTTGGACGTCTTGGAGCAGAGCGAGCCGGCCTTTTTCCCTCCTCACATGCAAGACGACTGCAGCGTGATGTCCTTCCGGGGCTACCACCACccgccccctcctccaccccagatGGAGTTTCCCTCCGAAAAGAACCTGGGGCGGAACATGCCGATGGGCTACTCGCCGACTCCCCCGCCGCACCTGGCTGACGCCATGAGGACTCCCCACCCGCCTGGGCTGTACTACAACCAGATGTGTGCCGGAGCTGCTGGCGGCCTCTCGGCCCATTTGGGTCAGCTTTCCCCACCTCCTGAGTCTCACCACCTGGACGGCGTCGAGCACTTGAACCCCACCGAGCTTTGGACAGAAGTGGACCGCAACGAGTTTGACCAGTATTTGAATATGAGCAGGACTCGTCCCGAGGCCTCGGGCCTCCCCTACCATGTCTCCTTGTCCAAAGTGACTCCTCGAAgtctctcctgtgaggaaagcAGTTTGATATCAGCTTTGTCTGACGCGAGCAGTGCCGTCTACTACAGTGCCTGTATCACTGGGTAG